A single region of the Mercenaria mercenaria strain notata chromosome 6, MADL_Memer_1, whole genome shotgun sequence genome encodes:
- the LOC128558007 gene encoding uncharacterized protein LOC128558007 — protein sequence MVSSISKTFYDKLPSKPVLHSLEDFELEVKTASGTLVNYLGYIEATIESKIFSHGSVTTLFLVVPTTEYRHNVPVLIGTNVIRELKENNIEAEDTPDVWKSAFMSVGSASVGIVTSTQPVTLKPMESRTISGFVRKTRNVDAAVTEPIEDNFQQKSIVCPRVVQLTNSGKTARVPVKICNISAKVVKIPARSEICQLNEVKVIRHADIGGDTSIPEKANESNISENFLPDLKYHPVSHQQTVPEKEKENTLYDEYNIKQAYGVDIEESELSTQQKQKVYNLFNKWKSVFPKGPHNLGHTTAVRHKIELTDNTPFKEPYRRVPPAIYNEVREHLQEMLKIGAIQESNSPWFSNVVIVKKKDGTIRF from the coding sequence ATGGTCAGTTCCATTTCTAAAACGTTTTACGACAAATTACCCAGCAAACCTGTTCTACACAGTTTAGAAGACTTCGAATTGGAGGTTAAAACCGCAAGTGGAACACTTGTAAATTACCTTGGGTATATTGAAGCTACAAtagaaagcaaaatattttcacatggcTCGGTTACAACTCTGTTTCTGGTAGTACCTACAACTGAATACCGTCATAATGTCCCTGTGTTGATAGGAACAAACGTTATACGGGAACtcaaagaaaacaatattgaAGCAGAAGATACACCAGACGTATGGAAGTCAGCATTTATGTCAGTTGGTTCTGCATCAGTTGGTATCGTAACATCGACGCAACCAGTTACACTCAAACCTATGGAAAGCAGAACAATAAGTGGTTTTGTACGCAAAACAAGAAATGTTGATGCAGCCGTCACTGAACCTATAGAAGACAACTTTCAACAGAAGTCCATAGTCTGTCCTCGTGTTGTACAGCTCACGAACTCAGGAAAGACCGCACGAGTTCCAGTCAAAATATGTAACATATCAGCAAAGGTTGTGAAAATTCCAGCTAGATCTGAAATCTGTCAACTTAATGAAGTAAAGGTAATTAGACACGCTGACATCGGCGGTGATACATCAATACCTGAAAAAGCAAACGAAAGCAACATTAGTGAAAACTTCTTACCTGATCTCAAATACCATCCAGTGTCACATCAGCAGACTGTACctgaaaaagaaaaggaaaacacATTATATGATGAATACAATATCAAACAAGCTTATGGTGTAGACATAGAAGAATCGGAACTttcaactcaacaaaaacaaaaagtttacaATCTCTTCAATAAATGGAAATCAGTATTTCCGAAAGGTCCGCATAATCTTGGACATACTACAGCTGTCCGTCACAAAATCGAGCTAACAGATAATACCCCGTTCAAGGAACCTTATAGACGAGTCCCACCAGCAATTTACAATGAAGTTCGAGAACATCTTCAAGAAATGTTGAAAATCGGTGCAATACAAGAGTCAAATAGTCCTTGGTTCTCGAACGTAGTAATTGTCAAGAAGAAAGATGGAACCATCCGCTTTTGA